One genomic region from Pseudanabaena sp. FACHB-2040 encodes:
- a CDS encoding TMEM165/GDT1 family protein: protein MPAQVDLVTSESSEPTVGFWRVFFSTFVTIFLAELGDKTQVTTLLMSAESHAPWIVFLGASSALIATSLIGVLLGQWLANRLSPRTLDKAAGCLLLAITGWLLWDISGF from the coding sequence GTGCCTGCACAGGTAGACCTAGTAACTTCTGAGAGCTCTGAGCCAACGGTGGGCTTTTGGCGAGTTTTCTTCTCTACTTTTGTCACCATCTTTCTAGCAGAGCTAGGCGATAAGACCCAGGTCACCACGCTGCTGATGAGCGCCGAGTCCCATGCGCCCTGGATTGTGTTTTTGGGAGCCAGCAGCGCTTTAATCGCTACTAGCCTAATTGGCGTTCTTCTAGGGCAGTGGTTGGCCAACCGCCTCTCGCCCCGCACCCTAGATAAAGCAGCCGGTTGCCTGCTGCTGGCCATCACTGGGTGGCTACTTTGGGATATTTCTGGCTTTTAG
- a CDS encoding TMEM165/GDT1 family protein translates to MDWKLLGLSFLAVFVSELGDKSQLAAIALGGSSQSPRAVFFGATAALLLASFLGVILGGGTAHLLPAHLVKTVAAVGFGLMAVRLLWPSSAE, encoded by the coding sequence ATGGATTGGAAGTTGCTCGGCCTGAGTTTCTTGGCCGTTTTTGTGTCAGAACTGGGCGATAAAAGCCAGCTGGCTGCGATCGCACTCGGAGGCAGCTCCCAATCGCCCCGAGCTGTCTTTTTTGGGGCCACTGCCGCCCTGCTGCTGGCCAGCTTTTTAGGCGTCATCTTGGGTGGTGGCACTGCTCACCTGCTTCCAGCCCACCTGGTCAAAACCGTAGCGGCTGTCGGCTTCGGCCTCATGGCAGTGCGCCTACTCTGGCCTAGCTCAGCCGAGTAA
- a CDS encoding DUF4149 domain-containing protein, with protein sequence MNISSNPRLKPANWHNLVLFAIAFWFSSSVLIDFLIMPGLFVSGMMSQDNFGTAGYSLFWLFNRVEILCGAVVLTGLLVLRHQRDESSVLVSGTRSRWSLELAGVLLGIALIYTYLLTPTMSALGMPLDLFQPQEIPAGMNQMHALYWALEGVKLVASALLLRLCYSDLQPADQ encoded by the coding sequence ATGAATATCTCCTCAAATCCTAGGTTGAAGCCCGCAAACTGGCATAATCTCGTGCTGTTTGCGATCGCATTTTGGTTCAGCAGCAGCGTGCTGATCGATTTCTTGATCATGCCGGGTTTATTTGTCTCTGGCATGATGAGCCAAGACAACTTTGGGACGGCAGGCTATTCCCTGTTTTGGTTATTTAATCGCGTAGAAATTTTGTGTGGAGCGGTAGTGCTAACCGGGTTGTTGGTACTGCGCCATCAGCGGGATGAGTCGAGCGTGCTAGTGAGCGGAACCCGCAGCCGCTGGTCTCTGGAGCTAGCTGGCGTACTGCTGGGCATTGCCTTGATTTACACGTACCTGCTAACGCCGACCATGAGTGCGTTGGGCATGCCCCTCGATCTGTTTCAGCCTCAGGAAATTCCGGCTGGTATGAATCAAATGCACGCCCTGTATTGGGCTTTGGAAGGGGTGAAACTGGTGGCAAGTGCTCTGCTGCTGCGGCTGTGCTACAGCGACCTGCAGCCTGCGGATCAGTAG
- a CDS encoding DUF2808 domain-containing protein, producing the protein MTHIAIQRSALLAVAGVLTATAGLALMPSLRLLAPAAAVELAQQPTSFVQQPRLIESSTTRNLVSQLNATYYVTLDLPAGADVGLQTVQIRLTEGRDPIFRFRPDDTQVFEGTRYDRGTEIPVGVVTQDRDENTLTVQLDPAVLPGRTVTLALRPERNPRFEGIYLFEVTAFPAGEQVQPRFTGYARLHFYRNDRDRRLI; encoded by the coding sequence ATGACTCACATAGCAATCCAACGATCTGCTCTGCTGGCGGTTGCCGGAGTTCTGACTGCGACAGCTGGTCTCGCTTTGATGCCAAGCCTGCGTCTATTGGCCCCAGCGGCTGCGGTAGAACTGGCCCAGCAGCCCACTTCCTTTGTGCAGCAGCCCCGGCTCATCGAGTCATCTACCACCCGCAACCTGGTGAGTCAGCTCAATGCCACCTACTATGTGACCCTAGACCTGCCTGCTGGCGCTGATGTCGGTCTTCAAACCGTACAGATTCGGCTGACTGAGGGCCGAGACCCCATTTTCCGCTTTCGCCCAGACGACACTCAGGTTTTTGAGGGCACCCGTTACGACCGGGGCACCGAGATTCCTGTCGGGGTGGTGACGCAGGATAGAGATGAAAATACGCTAACTGTTCAGCTTGACCCAGCCGTCTTGCCCGGTCGCACTGTAACGTTGGCCCTTCGCCCTGAGCGGAATCCCCGATTTGAAGGGATTTACCTGTTTGAAGTAACTGCCTTTCCGGCAGGAGAGCAGGTCCAGCCCAGATTTACCGGCTATGCCCGCCTGCACTTCTACCGCAACGATCGCGATCGCCGCCTGATCTAA